One region of Skermanella mucosa genomic DNA includes:
- a CDS encoding translocation/assembly module TamB domain-containing protein: MEGLVRRWSAALLLLGLVAGAPIAVTAQEESGQQDPGWITRQIQNLLSGPGRTVTIGRVSSSWSLDVTLYDLAIADDEGVWLQVDQAKLDWAAGALFRREFRISGLDVNRMDVERLPAGQPEEPPSDEPFSLPQIPDLPVGLDLRHLAVKELHLGAPVLGGEAATLGINGSARLGRGDAGLGADLDIERLDRPGGAKLALNYAPDTNMLDLDLTVEEPQGGVIARAADIPGLPPVNVALRGSGPLSGWEGRLDGNAGDVARIGAEATIRGVEVAEGAQGYGMVIRGDTAFARLLDPQAAVLVGETVGFSAESVIDPNRGVTLTPARVTLAAGTAELSGSYRFDPQELDFDYVLEAGADSALRTLAPDVAWQSVRLAGTAEGPVAAPTLTADLTAEAVDAAQAALDRAVLQLRAVPSGPLDQPGSTIDVTLNGTLTNPRSPSDPRIAQVAGQEVTIEGIAVVTPGAGEIRVADLRANTAAGTASATALVERWGDAVGAQVVLDVPDLGRLPDLPVAGAASVRTDLALEQGGQILRGEATAELRGLNSTDPALEPMLRDLAGDAVTLRLAADSQDAARTVEVTELALNAPVGSLTGTATVREFGQDIAGIVDLTVPELSRLSAVAGTPLAGAAQVRADLSGGNRETLVRADLTGGVTGLNTGTPAADALAGDKVDLAGLVTVGTDGSIDMPRLKIDGRNVALTAAAALRENRLDARWRADLPRLAVLKEPLATDIAGSTSLEGTATGPLDSLEVRADLDGRNLVLAGRNVPTADVDLRATRVPGAPRGTLVASAVVDGQPLDARTGFALEGQRLDLSDISLGAERNRIAGAIRVALDRLTASGRLAGDMRDLNVFSPLAGQKLGGSGRIEVRLDDPQGRQSATAAVQGRNILVAGPEGPLLAADRINLNADVNDALGALRFDAKLDGSGITAGGADLATLTASASGTPAKAEFQARTSGQAGAPAQPARVALAGGFSQEGNLQRLRLERLDGTYGGQPFRLVNPATATIGPDRYEVRDLLLASNEGRIALDAGLVRNAIEGSATLTQVPLALAELAAPGLGLDGQINGNASFAGTTADPRADLDLRVTNLTVEGGEAAGLSGIDISTTGRWRNGRLALDGNAVTRQRDGIDMRLAAELPLVLRQEPLTVEVPMNAPVSGALRGNVELATFNDLLATTGDRAQGRLDVNLDLGGSLGNPQLGGLATLDGARYENQAAGTVIRDIVMRLRGDGTRLTIDQFNGRTPNDGIVEASGSVNVDPTDPRAFDIRVGASNAQLVQIDLATVRLDTLLSLTGPLDNPLLQGPVTIERAEIQVPEQLPPSVVEIQVEEINRPGTADTPAPGPTEDAPSAFQLRLDLTVEAQNQIFVRGRGLNVELSSDVQVTGTAAEPIIGGGLRLVSGTLDLLTKRFEFQQANIDFVGDGSTDPVLDVAAQAQAEDITAVVAVTGRASNPKIQLTSTPELPQDEVIARVLFNKPFSDLSAIEAVQLAQSVGQLAGVGGGPGILDNLRNTLGVDRLELLSGEEGEGLEGAGVAAGRYVSRDVYVGAEQRVGEAGSRVVVEIDVTDNLKVRTDVGTTSGAGVGVLYEWEY; this comes from the coding sequence ATGGAAGGTCTGGTTCGTCGGTGGAGCGCCGCGTTGCTGCTGCTGGGTTTGGTCGCGGGCGCGCCGATCGCCGTCACAGCCCAGGAGGAGTCCGGGCAGCAGGATCCCGGCTGGATCACCCGCCAGATCCAGAACCTGCTGAGCGGCCCCGGCCGCACCGTGACGATCGGCCGGGTCAGTTCGAGCTGGAGCCTGGACGTGACTCTGTACGACCTGGCCATCGCCGACGACGAGGGCGTCTGGCTGCAGGTCGACCAGGCGAAGCTGGATTGGGCCGCCGGCGCCCTGTTCCGCCGCGAGTTCCGGATATCGGGTTTGGACGTCAACCGGATGGACGTGGAGCGGCTGCCGGCGGGACAGCCCGAGGAACCGCCCAGCGACGAACCCTTCTCCCTTCCCCAGATCCCCGACCTGCCGGTCGGCCTGGACCTTCGTCATCTGGCAGTCAAGGAATTGCACCTGGGCGCACCCGTCCTCGGCGGCGAAGCGGCGACCCTGGGCATAAACGGCAGCGCCCGGCTCGGCCGGGGCGACGCAGGGCTTGGTGCCGACCTTGACATCGAACGCCTGGACAGGCCCGGCGGCGCCAAGCTGGCGCTGAACTACGCGCCGGACACCAACATGCTCGACCTGGACCTGACGGTGGAGGAACCGCAGGGCGGCGTGATCGCGCGGGCCGCCGACATTCCGGGACTGCCGCCGGTCAACGTCGCCCTGCGGGGGTCCGGTCCCCTGTCCGGCTGGGAAGGCCGGCTGGACGGCAATGCGGGCGACGTCGCCCGGATCGGTGCCGAGGCGACGATCCGCGGCGTCGAAGTCGCGGAGGGCGCCCAGGGATATGGGATGGTCATCCGCGGCGATACCGCCTTCGCCCGCCTGCTCGATCCCCAGGCCGCCGTTCTGGTCGGCGAGACGGTCGGGTTCTCGGCCGAATCCGTGATCGATCCCAACCGCGGGGTGACCCTCACCCCGGCCCGCGTCACCCTGGCCGCCGGCACGGCGGAGCTGTCCGGCAGCTACCGGTTCGACCCGCAGGAACTGGACTTCGACTACGTTCTGGAGGCGGGAGCCGATTCGGCGCTCCGGACCCTGGCCCCTGATGTGGCCTGGCAGTCGGTCCGATTGGCCGGTACCGCGGAAGGTCCCGTCGCGGCGCCCACCCTCACGGCCGACCTGACCGCCGAGGCCGTCGATGCCGCCCAGGCGGCGCTGGACCGGGCGGTGCTGCAACTCCGGGCGGTCCCGTCCGGACCGCTCGACCAGCCCGGCTCCACCATCGACGTCACGCTGAACGGAACCTTGACCAATCCCAGGTCGCCCTCCGATCCACGGATAGCCCAGGTCGCCGGCCAGGAGGTAACGATCGAGGGCATTGCCGTCGTGACGCCCGGCGCGGGCGAGATCCGAGTCGCCGACCTGCGCGCGAACACCGCCGCCGGCACCGCCAGCGCCACCGCGCTGGTCGAGCGCTGGGGCGACGCCGTCGGCGCGCAGGTGGTGCTGGACGTCCCCGACCTCGGCCGCCTGCCCGACCTGCCGGTCGCGGGTGCCGCCAGCGTCCGGACCGACCTTGCCCTGGAACAGGGCGGGCAGATCCTGCGCGGCGAGGCGACCGCCGAGCTGCGCGGGCTGAATAGCACCGACCCGGCGCTGGAGCCGATGCTGCGCGACCTCGCGGGCGATGCCGTGACCCTGCGGCTCGCCGCGGACAGCCAGGATGCCGCCCGGACGGTCGAGGTTACGGAACTGGCCCTGAACGCACCGGTGGGCAGCCTGACCGGCACCGCGACGGTGCGCGAGTTCGGCCAGGACATAGCCGGGATCGTCGACCTGACCGTGCCGGAACTGTCGCGCCTGTCCGCCGTCGCCGGGACGCCGCTGGCCGGTGCCGCGCAGGTTCGGGCCGACCTGAGCGGCGGCAACCGGGAAACGCTGGTGCGCGCCGACCTGACCGGCGGCGTCACCGGCCTGAATACCGGCACCCCGGCCGCCGATGCGCTGGCCGGCGACAAGGTCGATCTGGCCGGCCTGGTGACGGTCGGGACCGACGGGTCTATCGACATGCCGAGGCTGAAGATCGACGGCCGGAACGTCGCGCTGACCGCCGCCGCGGCGCTGCGGGAGAACCGGCTGGACGCCAGATGGCGGGCCGACCTGCCGCGACTCGCCGTTCTGAAAGAGCCGCTCGCGACCGACATCGCCGGCTCGACCTCGCTGGAGGGGACCGCGACCGGACCGCTCGACTCCCTGGAGGTGCGCGCCGACCTGGACGGACGCAACCTCGTGCTGGCCGGCCGGAACGTGCCCACGGCGGACGTGGACCTGCGCGCCACCCGCGTGCCCGGCGCCCCGCGCGGCACCCTGGTCGCCTCCGCGGTGGTGGACGGGCAGCCGCTGGACGCCCGCACCGGCTTCGCGCTGGAAGGCCAGCGGCTCGACCTGTCCGACATCTCGCTGGGGGCGGAACGCAACCGCATCGCGGGCGCGATCCGGGTGGCGCTCGACCGGCTGACCGCATCGGGACGGCTGGCCGGCGACATGCGCGACCTCAACGTCTTCTCCCCCCTGGCCGGCCAGAAGCTGGGCGGCAGCGGCAGGATCGAGGTCAGGCTGGACGATCCCCAGGGGCGGCAGTCGGCGACTGCCGCGGTCCAGGGCCGGAACATCCTGGTCGCCGGACCCGAAGGCCCGCTGCTGGCCGCCGACCGGATCAACCTGAACGCCGACGTGAACGACGCGCTGGGTGCCCTGCGGTTCGACGCCAAGCTGGACGGCTCCGGCATCACGGCCGGCGGCGCCGATCTGGCGACCCTGACCGCCTCGGCCTCCGGCACGCCGGCCAAGGCGGAGTTCCAAGCCCGGACCAGTGGCCAGGCCGGCGCGCCGGCACAGCCGGCCCGCGTGGCGCTGGCCGGCGGTTTCAGCCAGGAGGGCAACCTGCAAAGGCTTCGGCTGGAACGGCTGGACGGCACCTATGGCGGGCAGCCGTTCCGGCTGGTCAACCCGGCCACCGCGACGATCGGCCCGGACCGGTACGAGGTCCGCGACCTGCTGCTCGCCAGCAACGAGGGACGCATCGCGCTCGATGCCGGGCTGGTGCGGAACGCGATCGAGGGCTCGGCGACGCTGACCCAGGTGCCGCTGGCGCTGGCGGAACTGGCCGCTCCCGGCCTGGGGCTGGACGGGCAGATCAACGGCAATGCCAGCTTCGCCGGCACCACCGCCGATCCCCGGGCCGACCTGGACCTGAGGGTCACGAACCTGACCGTGGAGGGCGGCGAGGCCGCCGGGCTGAGCGGTATCGACATCTCCACGACGGGGCGTTGGCGGAACGGGCGGTTGGCGCTCGACGGCAACGCCGTGACCCGGCAGCGCGACGGCATCGACATGAGGCTGGCGGCGGAGCTGCCGCTGGTGCTGAGGCAGGAGCCGCTGACGGTCGAGGTGCCGATGAACGCGCCGGTCTCCGGCGCGCTGCGCGGCAACGTGGAGCTGGCGACCTTCAACGATCTGCTCGCCACCACCGGCGACCGGGCGCAAGGGCGGCTGGACGTGAACCTCGACCTGGGCGGGTCGCTGGGCAACCCGCAGCTGGGCGGCCTCGCCACGCTCGATGGCGCCCGGTACGAGAACCAGGCGGCGGGCACCGTGATCCGCGACATCGTGATGCGGCTGCGCGGCGACGGCACCCGGCTGACCATCGACCAGTTCAACGGCAGGACTCCGAACGACGGCATCGTCGAGGCATCCGGCTCGGTCAACGTCGATCCGACCGATCCCCGCGCCTTCGACATCCGGGTCGGCGCCAGCAACGCCCAGCTTGTCCAGATCGACCTGGCGACGGTCCGGCTCGACACGCTGCTGAGCCTGACCGGGCCGCTGGACAACCCGCTGCTCCAGGGACCGGTAACGATCGAGCGCGCCGAGATCCAGGTGCCGGAACAGCTTCCCCCCAGCGTGGTCGAGATCCAGGTGGAGGAGATCAACCGTCCCGGCACGGCCGACACACCTGCGCCGGGGCCGACGGAGGATGCCCCCTCGGCGTTCCAGCTCCGCCTCGACCTGACGGTGGAGGCTCAGAACCAGATCTTCGTGCGCGGGCGCGGGCTGAACGTCGAGCTGTCCTCGGACGTCCAGGTCACCGGCACCGCGGCGGAGCCGATCATCGGCGGCGGGCTGCGGCTGGTCAGCGGGACGCTCGATTTGCTGACCAAGCGGTTCGAGTTCCAGCAGGCGAACATCGATTTCGTCGGCGACGGCAGCACCGATCCGGTTCTGGACGTGGCGGCGCAGGCGCAGGCCGAAGACATCACGGCGGTGGTCGCGGTGACCGGACGGGCATCCAACCCGAAAATCCAGCTGACCTCGACGCCGGAGCTGCCGCAGGACGAGGTGATCGCCCGCGTGCTGTTCAACAAGCCGTTCAGCGACCTGAGCGCCATCGAGGCGGTGCAGCTGGCCCAGAGCGTGGGCCAGCTCGCCGGCGTCGGCGGCGGGCCGGGCATCCTGGACAACCTGCGGAACACGCTGGGCGTGGACCGGCTGGAGCTGCTGAGCGGCGAGGAAGGCGAAGGGCTTGAGGGAGCCGGAGTCGCGGCGGGCCGCTACGTCTCCCGCGACGTCTATGTCGGCGCGGAACAGCGGGTCGGCGAGGCCGGCAGCCGCGTGGTGGTGGAGATCGACGTGACTGACAACCTGAAGGTTCGTACCGACGTGGGCACGACCTCGGGCGCCGGGGTCGGCGTGCTGTACGAGTGGGAGTACTAA
- a CDS encoding SGNH/GDSL hydrolase family protein: MTRPFRIITMVISMCAGLASASIAAEPRTYDGIVVFGDSLSDTGNAAGARFSNGPVWVEHLASHFSLPVEPAISGGTNYAVGGARAHDPGSPYNLRAQADRYLAEEPDRKTVRRTLFIVYGGANDLLAAVSGRDPVVLATDAVRVLAGIADDLASAGAGTILMPNLPDLAKVPAVRQFGPTVGRIASQVTTGFNQALDRTIAGVEARRGTRVVRLDVHGLVERVFRDPGVLGRPDVNLTDPCAGAGRICAEPDRYIFWDQVHPTAFGHARLANAALRALAGNGDR; this comes from the coding sequence ATGACACGTCCGTTCCGGATCATCACCATGGTAATCAGCATGTGCGCAGGCTTGGCATCGGCCTCCATCGCGGCGGAGCCGCGGACCTATGACGGCATCGTGGTATTCGGCGACAGCCTTTCCGACACCGGCAACGCGGCCGGCGCGCGGTTCAGCAACGGACCCGTCTGGGTCGAGCATCTGGCGAGCCATTTCAGCCTGCCGGTCGAGCCGGCGATCTCCGGCGGGACCAATTACGCGGTCGGCGGCGCGCGTGCCCATGATCCGGGGAGCCCCTACAACCTTCGCGCCCAGGCCGACCGGTACCTGGCGGAGGAGCCGGACCGGAAGACCGTCCGCCGGACCCTGTTCATCGTCTATGGCGGCGCCAACGATCTGCTGGCCGCCGTGTCGGGCCGGGATCCCGTCGTCCTGGCGACCGACGCGGTCCGGGTGCTCGCCGGCATCGCCGACGACCTCGCCTCGGCCGGGGCCGGCACCATCCTGATGCCGAACCTGCCGGACCTCGCGAAGGTCCCGGCCGTGCGGCAGTTCGGCCCGACGGTCGGCCGGATCGCCAGCCAGGTCACGACGGGCTTCAACCAGGCGCTGGATCGTACGATCGCCGGCGTCGAGGCGCGCCGCGGCACGCGGGTCGTCCGCCTGGACGTCCATGGGTTGGTCGAGCGGGTCTTCAGGGATCCCGGCGTCCTTGGCAGGCCCGACGTCAACCTGACGGACCCCTGCGCGGGGGCCGGCCGGATCTGCGCCGAGCCGGACCGGTACATCTTCTGGGACCAGGTCCATCCGACCGCCTTCGGCCACGCCCGGCTCGCCAACGCCGCGCTCCGGGCGCTGGCCGGGAACGGAGACCGGTGA
- a CDS encoding SH3 domain-containing protein — MQILPKPPVTRLLLPIVAAALLLCAPVSARAQGGPNLGAPQVGETILNRDVEVRVSPDEASRVVMMLPRGKTVAAFGTPRRTSWTQIGLGGRDVGYVPSDSLDSIFIARTVASRAAVVGRQRWTFPDGTLRGTHVLAGNAAGTEIKDGKKRETKLERGAVLGLLDVQGGKARMTSESIASIALPPEQLLPIIGVHDYDFAGSGPPRTFYAARVGEFLTPVEAENGWIDFIAAAGPQYAPYAHFIYPTMGKDSMTFSLAFGPLDRIGVNNVCVALSQRMLDCWIVEVESF; from the coding sequence ATGCAGATTCTGCCTAAGCCGCCGGTCACCCGGCTCCTTCTGCCGATCGTGGCCGCGGCCCTCCTGCTGTGCGCACCGGTTTCCGCCCGTGCGCAGGGAGGACCCAACCTCGGTGCGCCCCAGGTCGGCGAGACGATCCTGAACCGCGACGTGGAGGTCCGCGTCTCGCCGGACGAGGCGAGCCGCGTCGTGATGATGCTGCCCAGGGGCAAGACCGTCGCGGCGTTCGGCACCCCGCGCCGCACCTCCTGGACGCAGATCGGGCTGGGCGGCCGGGACGTGGGCTACGTGCCGAGCGACAGCCTCGACAGCATCTTCATCGCGCGCACGGTCGCGAGCCGGGCCGCCGTGGTCGGGCGGCAGCGCTGGACCTTCCCCGACGGCACCCTGCGCGGCACCCACGTCCTGGCCGGCAACGCCGCGGGCACGGAGATCAAGGACGGCAAGAAGCGGGAGACCAAGCTGGAGCGCGGCGCCGTGTTGGGCCTGCTCGACGTCCAGGGCGGCAAGGCGCGCATGACGTCGGAGTCGATCGCCAGCATCGCGCTGCCGCCCGAACAGCTGCTGCCGATCATCGGAGTCCACGACTATGATTTCGCGGGCAGCGGCCCGCCCCGTACCTTCTACGCGGCGCGCGTGGGCGAATTCCTCACCCCGGTGGAGGCGGAAAACGGCTGGATCGACTTCATCGCCGCCGCCGGCCCGCAATACGCCCCCTACGCGCACTTCATCTACCCGACGATGGGGAAGGACAGCATGACCTTCTCGCTGGCGTTCGGGCCGCTGGACCGGATCGGCGTCAACAATGTCTGCGTGGCGCTGAGCCAGCGCATGCTGGACTGCTGGATCGTCGAGGTGGAGTCGTTCTGA
- a CDS encoding nuclear transport factor 2 family protein produces the protein MAPRPTITSAATGPTLDDALAANRAFYHAFSSRDFAAMEMLWAQAAPVLCIHPGWAPLVDRTLVLTSLRDIMRNPATPKAFSRNDNAFIYGDVAVVICEEVLEGGVLAATNIFVNEGGAWRMVHHQASPIAVRLEQTEPPPRTVFH, from the coding sequence ATGGCCCCTCGTCCCACTATCACCTCAGCGGCGACCGGTCCGACCCTGGACGACGCGCTGGCCGCCAACCGCGCCTTCTATCACGCCTTCTCCAGCCGGGACTTCGCGGCGATGGAAATGCTGTGGGCACAGGCCGCGCCGGTCCTTTGCATCCATCCCGGCTGGGCTCCGCTGGTGGATCGCACGCTGGTCCTGACGAGCCTGCGGGACATCATGAGGAACCCGGCGACGCCGAAGGCCTTCAGCCGCAATGACAATGCCTTCATCTACGGCGACGTCGCCGTGGTGATCTGCGAAGAGGTGCTGGAGGGCGGCGTCCTGGCCGCCACCAACATCTTCGTGAACGAGGGCGGCGCCTGGCGGATGGTTCACCACCAGGCCAGCCCCATCGCCGTCCGTCTGGAGCAGACGGAGCCGCCGCCCCGGACCGTTTTCCACTAG
- a CDS encoding S1C family serine protease, which translates to MRTALNTGMIVASLAAVLGWSNAAQAAACAPGGTETDPVALFEAVAPAVVTIESAGDGAKTVGTGFLWDRAGHVVTNEHVIRPGRQLTVRFADGRTVRPAMIAVAADLDIAVLQVDAAAAPASVTRGSSRSLKVGQGVFAIGNPYGIGVSLSRGIISGLDRPVELGAGKRIDKAIQTDASLDPGNSGGPLLDSRGCLIGMATAVVAAPAGLSRVGFAVPVDLLERTIAGLIGGAGRVAGQEGASGARNDLGIMAEDAAPGVRVVSVAPGSRAAALGAKPGDVITHADDRPVAGVAELTAHLKRQGAAGMRLTFQRGKTSRTVEVLLTSAGS; encoded by the coding sequence ATGCGTACAGCGCTGAACACCGGAATGATCGTCGCCTCCCTTGCCGCGGTGCTCGGCTGGAGCAACGCCGCCCAGGCAGCCGCCTGCGCGCCGGGCGGCACCGAAACGGACCCCGTCGCCCTGTTCGAGGCGGTGGCGCCGGCCGTGGTGACCATCGAGTCCGCCGGCGACGGCGCGAAGACGGTCGGCACCGGGTTCCTGTGGGATCGCGCCGGCCATGTGGTGACCAATGAACACGTGATCCGGCCGGGGCGGCAGCTGACCGTCAGGTTCGCCGACGGCCGTACCGTCCGGCCGGCCATGATCGCGGTCGCCGCCGACCTGGACATCGCGGTCCTGCAGGTGGATGCCGCCGCCGCTCCGGCCTCGGTGACCCGCGGCTCGTCGCGGTCTCTGAAGGTCGGGCAGGGGGTCTTCGCCATCGGCAATCCGTACGGGATCGGCGTCAGCCTGAGCCGAGGCATCATCAGCGGCCTGGACCGGCCGGTGGAACTTGGCGCCGGCAAGCGCATCGACAAGGCGATCCAGACCGACGCCAGCCTGGACCCCGGCAACTCCGGCGGTCCGCTGCTCGACTCGCGGGGCTGCCTGATCGGCATGGCGACGGCGGTGGTCGCGGCGCCGGCCGGCCTGTCCCGCGTCGGCTTCGCGGTTCCCGTGGACCTGCTGGAGCGGACCATCGCCGGCCTGATCGGCGGCGCGGGCAGGGTCGCCGGCCAGGAGGGCGCGTCCGGTGCCCGCAATGATCTTGGCATCATGGCCGAGGATGCGGCTCCGGGGGTACGGGTCGTCAGCGTGGCGCCCGGATCGCGCGCCGCGGCACTGGGCGCCAAGCCCGGCGACGTCATCACCCACGCCGACGACCGGCCGGTCGCGGGCGTCGCGGAACTGACCGCCCACTTGAAGCGCCAGGGAGCGGCGGGCATGCGCCTGACGTTCCAGCGAGGCAAGACTTCGCGGACCGTCGAGGTCCTGCTGACCTCGGCCGGCTCCTGA
- a CDS encoding aldo/keto reductase, with protein sequence MEYVNLKGVRVPALGLGTWQLSGAQCVDVVRAGLAMGYRHVDTAQAYNNEEQVGEALADSGIPRDDIFLTTKVWYERIGDGELQRSVDESLKKLRTDHVDLLLIHWPNPKFPLGESLKALSEVKAAGKARNIGVSNFPTALLQDAVERHKADLLCDQVEYHPFLSQRPVLDFARANDMMVTAYSPIARGEAATHPVLTRIGEKHGKSAVQVTLRWLIDQSNVAAIPKASGEKHLKSNFEIFDFKLGDDERAEIDALRGDRRLINPGWAPAWDAA encoded by the coding sequence ATGGAATACGTGAACCTCAAGGGGGTGCGGGTGCCCGCGCTCGGCCTCGGGACCTGGCAGCTGTCGGGCGCGCAGTGCGTCGACGTGGTCCGGGCCGGTCTCGCCATGGGGTATCGCCATGTCGATACCGCGCAGGCCTACAACAACGAGGAGCAGGTCGGGGAGGCGCTGGCCGACTCGGGCATCCCGCGCGACGATATCTTCCTGACCACGAAGGTCTGGTACGAGCGCATCGGCGACGGCGAACTCCAGCGCTCGGTCGACGAGAGCCTGAAGAAGCTGCGGACCGACCATGTGGACCTGCTGCTGATCCACTGGCCCAATCCCAAGTTCCCCCTGGGCGAGAGCCTGAAGGCCCTGTCGGAAGTCAAGGCCGCGGGCAAGGCGCGCAACATCGGCGTCAGCAACTTCCCGACCGCCCTGCTCCAGGATGCCGTCGAGCGGCACAAGGCCGATCTGCTCTGCGATCAGGTCGAGTACCACCCCTTCCTGTCCCAGCGGCCGGTGCTGGATTTCGCCCGCGCCAACGACATGATGGTGACGGCCTACAGCCCGATCGCCCGCGGCGAGGCGGCGACCCATCCCGTCCTGACACGGATCGGGGAGAAGCACGGCAAGTCCGCCGTCCAGGTGACCCTGCGCTGGCTGATCGACCAGAGCAACGTCGCGGCGATCCCGAAGGCCAGCGGCGAGAAGCACCTGAAGAGCAACTTCGAGATCTTCGATTTCAAGCTGGGCGACGACGAGCGGGCCGAGATCGATGCCCTTCGGGGCGACCGCCGGCTGATCAATCCGGGCTGGGCGCCGGCATGGGACGCCGCCTGA
- a CDS encoding AI-2E family transporter, with translation MEKVVIAEEPASRIPNWLRIVIWGLVIALGIGLIAVLGRTLVPFVVGAGLAFTFDPLAGWLGRKGVRRGWAAFLVTLLTFGILAGILALLLPVLLEQASDLADRLPDLLARARAMLTGAAAQVPGAEVLNDTDLLRRIARRTGEWVQQSAGDLLGFAATLFDIALLLVLTPVVTFYLLRDWNPVVRQIRRLVPRQSRAVVFELVGEMTDRLAGFLRGMALSAAIQAVIHSVGLYLVGLNFAILIGVLTGLLVFVPVVGNLVMLIAAVTVALVQFDGWLEPLLVVLIYAGSNVLETSVLEPVLVGNRTNLHPVWVIFALLVGGSLFGLIGALLALPAATVIAVLIRYAVDRYTHSRPYDEF, from the coding sequence ATGGAAAAGGTCGTCATTGCCGAAGAGCCGGCGTCGCGCATCCCCAACTGGCTGCGGATCGTGATCTGGGGTCTGGTGATCGCGCTCGGCATCGGGCTGATCGCCGTCCTGGGACGGACGCTGGTTCCCTTCGTGGTCGGTGCCGGCCTCGCCTTCACGTTCGACCCGCTGGCCGGCTGGCTCGGCCGGAAAGGTGTCCGGCGCGGCTGGGCCGCCTTCCTGGTGACGCTGCTCACCTTCGGCATCCTCGCCGGAATCCTGGCGCTGCTGCTGCCGGTGCTGCTGGAGCAGGCCAGCGATCTGGCGGACCGCCTCCCGGACCTGCTCGCCCGCGCGCGCGCCATGCTGACCGGCGCCGCCGCCCAGGTGCCGGGTGCCGAGGTGCTGAACGATACCGACCTGCTCCGCCGGATCGCCCGTCGGACCGGGGAATGGGTGCAGCAGTCGGCCGGGGACCTGCTGGGCTTCGCCGCCACCCTGTTCGACATAGCGCTCCTGCTGGTCCTGACCCCCGTCGTCACCTTCTATCTTCTGCGCGACTGGAACCCGGTGGTGCGCCAGATCCGCCGGCTGGTGCCGCGCCAGTCCCGGGCCGTCGTGTTCGAACTGGTGGGGGAGATGACCGACCGGCTCGCCGGGTTCCTGCGCGGCATGGCGCTGAGCGCCGCGATCCAGGCGGTGATCCACTCGGTCGGGCTCTACCTGGTCGGGCTCAACTTCGCGATCCTGATCGGCGTGCTGACCGGGCTGCTGGTCTTCGTCCCGGTGGTTGGCAACCTCGTCATGCTGATCGCCGCCGTCACGGTGGCGCTGGTCCAGTTCGACGGCTGGCTGGAACCGCTCCTGGTCGTGCTGATCTATGCCGGGAGCAACGTGCTGGAGACCAGCGTCCTGGAACCCGTCCTGGTCGGCAACCGGACCAATCTCCATCCCGTCTGGGTGATCTTCGCGCTGCTGGTCGGCGGCAGCCTGTTCGGCCTGATCGGCGCCCTGCTGGCTCTGCCGGCGGCCACGGTGATCGCCGTGCTGATCCGCTACGCGGTCGACCGCTACACCCACAGCAGGCCTTACGACGAGTTCTGA